The sequence GACGGCAAGTACTTGTTGTCCTGCAGCGACGATACCCTTTCGCCCGAGGAGATTGCCCTGGGCTACAAGCAGTTGTTGGAAGTGGAGCGAGCCTTCCGCACCCTGAAAAGCACCTTGGATCTGCGCCCGGTGTATCACCGCAAAGACGAACGCATCCGGAGCCACGTGACTTTGTGCTGGCTTGCGCTGTTGCTGGTGCGTTTCATTGAGTTGGAAACGGGCATGACCTGGAACCAGGTTCGCAGGATTCTGGAGCGCCTGCACATGGGCGAATTTTTTTTGAATAATTCGCGTGTACTACAGCGTACGGAATTGTCGGCGGATCAGAATAAAGTTCTGAAAAAATTAAAGATAAAGCCCCCACCCCTTATCAAAAAGATCGATTTGACCTCCTGATTTGTAGGCACCACACTATTTTTGTCCTCTCAGATAACTAATTGTTTTTATATCCTATTGACAAAATCGTGTTCCTACCACTGTCGAAGGCAGGTGCTACGTCACTCATCCTAGCTTTGCGCAGTCTCCTGAGCACTATGTTCGTGCCTTTTTGCTAATATTAAAAGACCTTCAAGAAATTTTTGACTTCGTCGAACCTTCAGACAAGAATCAGGAATGCTACTCATATCGGATTCATGCATTGCTTCTTCGTTCGTGTGTTGAGGTTGAAGCCAACTGCAAGGCCATAATGAAGGAAAATGGATACAATAAGTCTGGCAATTGGAATATGGATGACTACAAGAAAATAGACAAAACTCATTTTCTGTCTGCATATGAAATTAAAGTTCCGAATTGGGTTGGAGAGAATTCAATTCGGATGCCATTTATGCCATGGTCTGAAGATAAGTCTCTTTCTTGGTATCAAGCGTATAACGCTACCAAGCATGATCGTCATTTAAAATTTGAAAAGGCGACTTTCGAGCATCTAATTGATTCATGTTGCGCCGTCCTCATTCTCCTATCAGCGCAGTTTGGGACGAATGATTTTTCACCAAGAGCAGGTTCTTTAATGTTAGAAGGATCATATGATCAAATGGAAAGCGGGATAGGAGGGTTCTTTAGAGTAAAATTTCCTAACGACATACCTCATGAAGATAGGTATGATTTTAACTGGCAGGAGTTGCGGAATTGTCCAGACCCCTTTCAGGAACTTGATTACCAAAATATGTAAAGTGAATTCTACGTTTGACGCTTGAGTATGTTGAACGAGGCTGATTAACGGCCAACGCTGGATTCCCGCCAGGAACACGCGGGAATGACGGGAAAAATGGACCGGGATAGACTATGAAACGCCGCCTGGGCTGTTAGGCCGGGGCGGCGCTTTTGTTTTGATTTCAGGACGGCGATACTTATCTCAAGCGTCATGCGGCGGCCACTTCGATTTTCCGGCCCTGAGAAGCCGGGGCTTCCTTTCTGGGGATTTTGATTTTCATGACCCCGTTTTTATAAGACGCCTTAATGCCGTCCTGATCCGCATCATGGGGCAATGACAGGACCCGCTGGAATGAACCGTAAGAGCGTTCCATCCGGTAATGGTTCTTGCCCTTTTCTTCGGTCTCCTGCTTTTTCTCGCCGGAAATCCGCAGGACGTCCTTGTCCAGTTCCAGGTGGATGTCCTTTTCCTCCATTCCGGGCAGTTCCACGGAAACCTGATATTCCTTATCCGCGGCGCTGATGTCCAGGGTGGGCTTAATCCACGGATCCCTGGCCAAGGCCGGAAGGCTCCAACCGGTTCCCAGGCCGGGCATGCCGAAGCTGCGGAACACGTCATCGAACATCCTGTCGATTTCACTGTGCAACTGCGCCAGGGGCGCCTGGGGCTGTACAGCCTGCTCGGCGTTTTTGTTCACAATGGGCAGATTTTTTTCTTCCAGTTCCTTTTTAAACCAGTTCCATGGTGCGAGTTTTTTGGCATCCATAATAATGACCTCCTTGTTCTTGATCACAATTAGCGGACAATTCCCGCAGCACAGTTCCGCCCAATGGGCGGGCCTTCCATATTACACTTTGGGCACGGTGATGATGATCTGGTCATCGCCGTTGGTGATTTTGGCGCTTCCGTAATTGGCGTCGTCAGGCAGGGAGAACCGCTGGCTGATGGTGGAGGCGACCTCCTGCCTGGCCGTCACCTCGCCGTCGGCGTTTTTCTTTTCCACCACTTTGTTTAGGGTTCCCGAAATTTGAATGCCGTCTTTGGTGACGTCCACCTTCAAATCCTGGCTCGACCGGTTGGGTATGGAAATCTTGTACTCATAGGCGTGGGCCTTATCCTCCATGGACATGGAAAAGGAGTCGTGACCGGTGAACCGGGCGTCGTACCAGTCCCCCCAGGAATTGTCGAAAGCGCCTTGCTGACCTTTTTCCAATTGTTTATGGATATCCCTTCTCAACTGCTCCATCTTTTGAAAGGGGTCGGAATTGTCCTTGAAAAAGCCCTCATCAAAAAATTTATCCAGCATGTCAAAGGCCTGATCCTGGCCCAGCTTGAACTCCTTGGAGAAAGATTTTGAAAAAGATTCAAGGCCCTTGGGCATGGCGGGCGCGCTCAAATCGTCAATCCGGATGGGCTCGTCCTTGTCTTTCAGGAGGGCGGCGCCCAGCAGGACGCAAACTACCAAAAGAGCCAAAACGCCAAACTTGGCCAAGGTGTATTTTTTTTCCAGTTCCATGAGATTCTCCTTTCCGCACAATAGGCCGCGGTTTCGAAAGAGCGCTTTTCCTCCGAAAAGGGACCTCACTTGTCAGGTGCGATCTGTTTGGTTGGGATTTCTTCAGCTTGCAGGGACGGATTAACGGCCCTATATCCCTGCAGTAAGGATGGTTCTTTATGGAAAGGCGTTGGGTTTCATTTTTTTCCTCCTTCTTCGGCTTAAAGTCAGAAAAAAATATCGGTTGCGATGTTATTCTTATGAATACATCCAACTTCCGAGTAAAAAATAACGCAACGCCATGCCCTGTCAAGGGGAAGCTGGGCGACTTTTTATGAAAGGCGGCTCCATGTTGCAGACAAATAGGTAGAACGTCTATAGGCGCCAAATCAAAACAAAAAAGGACGCCGGGCCCCCCTTTCCGAGAATACGTCGCGGGAATGGCGGATATACTGCGACAGGCGGTCATGACATGTGCTTATGACATGTTGCGTCAAAGGGTCCGGATGTGGTATTCTGTTTATCGAACGTGGAATTCTCATCAAAAAATCTCTCTTAAAGG is a genomic window of Desulfatibacillum aliphaticivorans DSM 15576 containing:
- a CDS encoding IS1634 family transposase codes for the protein DGKYLLSCSDDTLSPEEIALGYKQLLEVERAFRTLKSTLDLRPVYHRKDERIRSHVTLCWLALLLVRFIELETGMTWNQVRRILERLHMGEFFLNNSRVLQRTELSADQNKVLKKLKIKPPPLIKKIDLTS
- a CDS encoding Hsp20/alpha crystallin family protein, translated to MDAKKLAPWNWFKKELEEKNLPIVNKNAEQAVQPQAPLAQLHSEIDRMFDDVFRSFGMPGLGTGWSLPALARDPWIKPTLDISAADKEYQVSVELPGMEEKDIHLELDKDVLRISGEKKQETEEKGKNHYRMERSYGSFQRVLSLPHDADQDGIKASYKNGVMKIKIPRKEAPASQGRKIEVAAA
- a CDS encoding Hsp20/alpha crystallin family protein yields the protein MELEKKYTLAKFGVLALLVVCVLLGAALLKDKDEPIRIDDLSAPAMPKGLESFSKSFSKEFKLGQDQAFDMLDKFFDEGFFKDNSDPFQKMEQLRRDIHKQLEKGQQGAFDNSWGDWYDARFTGHDSFSMSMEDKAHAYEYKISIPNRSSQDLKVDVTKDGIQISGTLNKVVEKKNADGEVTARQEVASTISQRFSLPDDANYGSAKITNGDDQIIITVPKV